A window of the Kosakonia sp. BYX6 genome harbors these coding sequences:
- the apbC gene encoding iron-sulfur cluster carrier protein ApbC, whose protein sequence is MSSQSQAKSPEALRAIVTGTLADFQHPTLKHNLTALKAVHHVAWLDDTLHIELLMPFVWRSAFEELKAQCSAELLRLTGASAIDWKLSHTIATLKRVKNQPGINGVKNIIAVSSGKGGVGKSSTAVNLALALAAEGAKVGILDADIYGPSIPLMLGAENERPTSPDGTHMAPIMAHGLATNSIGYLVTDENAMVWRGPMASKALLQLLQESMWPDLDYLVLDMPPGTGDIQLTLAQNIPVTGALVVTTPQDIALIDAKKGIVMFEKVEVPVLGIVENMSMHICSNCGHHEPIFGTGGAEKLAAQYHTQLLGQMPLHISLREDLDNGTPTVVSRPDSEFTAIYRSLAGRVAAQLYWQGEIIPGDIAFRAV, encoded by the coding sequence ATGAGTTCGCAATCCCAGGCCAAATCCCCGGAAGCACTACGTGCAATTGTCACCGGGACGCTGGCCGATTTTCAGCACCCAACCCTCAAGCACAATCTCACGGCGTTAAAAGCTGTGCACCACGTCGCGTGGTTGGATGACACCCTGCATATTGAGCTGCTGATGCCGTTTGTCTGGCGCAGTGCGTTCGAAGAGTTAAAAGCGCAGTGCAGCGCTGAGCTGTTGCGCTTGACCGGTGCCAGCGCCATCGACTGGAAGCTGTCTCACACTATCGCCACCCTGAAACGCGTGAAAAATCAGCCGGGCATTAACGGCGTGAAAAACATTATCGCCGTCAGTTCCGGCAAGGGCGGGGTAGGGAAATCCTCCACCGCGGTTAACCTCGCGCTGGCGCTGGCCGCCGAAGGGGCGAAAGTCGGTATTCTGGATGCCGATATTTATGGCCCGTCGATCCCGCTGATGCTCGGCGCGGAAAACGAGCGCCCGACCTCGCCGGATGGCACGCACATGGCGCCGATTATGGCGCATGGTCTGGCGACCAACTCGATTGGTTATCTGGTGACCGATGAGAACGCGATGGTGTGGCGCGGCCCGATGGCCAGCAAAGCGCTGCTGCAACTGTTGCAGGAATCCATGTGGCCAGATCTTGATTATCTGGTGCTTGATATGCCGCCAGGCACCGGTGATATTCAGCTGACGCTGGCGCAGAACATTCCGGTTACCGGCGCGCTGGTGGTTACCACGCCGCAGGATATCGCGCTGATTGACGCCAAAAAAGGCATCGTCATGTTCGAGAAAGTCGAAGTGCCGGTGCTCGGTATTGTCGAAAACATGAGTATGCATATTTGCAGCAATTGCGGTCACCACGAGCCGATTTTCGGCACAGGCGGCGCAGAGAAGCTGGCGGCGCAGTATCACACGCAATTATTGGGTCAAATGCCGTTGCATATTTCGCTGCGTGAAGATCTCGATAATGGCACGCCGACGGTGGTTAGCCGCCCGGATAGCGAATTCACCGCGATTTATCGCAGCCTGGCCGGACGCGTTGCCGCGCAGCTTTATTGGCAGGGTGAAATCATTCCCGGCGACATCGCGTTTCGCGCGGTGTAA
- a CDS encoding GNAT family N-acetyltransferase, which produces MIIRRWQESDRPFLRTLYLRARKSAWRWLDSSDWRLEDFDTATLGETVWVAEEDGHRMGFASVSVNDNFLHNLFIDPDFQGKGVGSALLKHAQSTFTHTGALKCLLLNKDALTFYQHHGWKVEAQGVSPQGDYLLMHYVLK; this is translated from the coding sequence GTGATTATCCGCCGCTGGCAGGAAAGTGACAGGCCGTTTTTGCGTACCCTCTATTTGCGCGCCCGTAAAAGCGCCTGGCGCTGGCTGGATAGCAGCGACTGGCGTCTGGAAGATTTCGATACCGCCACGCTCGGTGAAACCGTTTGGGTGGCGGAAGAAGATGGGCATCGTATGGGCTTCGCTTCGGTATCTGTAAACGACAATTTCCTGCATAACTTATTTATCGACCCGGATTTTCAGGGCAAAGGCGTAGGCAGCGCGTTACTCAAGCATGCGCAGTCTACGTTTACCCACACCGGGGCGCTGAAATGTTTGCTGCTTAACAAAGACGCGTTGACGTTTTATCAACACCACGGCTGGAAGGTTGAAGCGCAAGGCGTGTCGCCGCAGGGGGATTATTTGCTGATGCACTATGTGCTGAAGTGA
- a CDS encoding RcnB family protein yields the protein MSKTKMMLLGALLATASSAFAAPQTATPNATGDQSYEINEFVADFTKFTIGDTVPEMYRSEDYNIKQWKLRNLPAPDAGSHWTYMGGNYVLITDADGKILKAYNGDIFYHR from the coding sequence ATGAGTAAAACAAAAATGATGCTTCTGGGCGCGCTGTTGGCGACAGCTTCATCTGCTTTTGCCGCACCGCAGACAGCAACACCGAACGCGACCGGAGATCAATCTTACGAAATAAACGAATTCGTCGCCGACTTCACCAAATTCACCATTGGCGACACGGTGCCAGAGATGTATCGCAGCGAAGACTACAACATCAAACAGTGGAAATTGCGCAATCTGCCCGCGCCGGATGCCGGTAGCCACTGGACCTACATGGGCGGCAATTACGTGCTGATCACCGATGCCGACGGCAAAATTCTCAAAGCCTACAATGGCGACATTTTCTATCACCGTTAA